ACGACTTCGTCTCTCCTCCTCTTTATTTTCCACCCCTTTCGGGGCTTTCCCTTTATATGACGGCTGCCACCTGAAAGATTGGTTGGCAAGCGCTCGAGCCAACGTTCGCCAGAGTGTACAGGCTCCTTTACGACGCTGTACTAACTGCAGAGTCGTATAAATACCCGTACAAAGTGTCCATTGCAGCACGAACTATGCAGTACGCTCTTGCAAAAGCCGTAGCAGAAACCTTTTCGTTCCACCCCTACCGTGTGGGGGAGGTTAGGTGGGGTTGCTGAGCAGCGACTTTGCGCACTCGGGCGGTTGAGGGCCTCACCCAATACCCTCCCCCACCCTCCCTAAGTGGTAGGGAGGGGGCTCTATTTCAATCCCTCCCGGAAACCCGGAGGTGTACGGACATCTCTACGACGATGTACTAACTGAGGGTGATGATTGTTATATCCAAATGGAATAGTCGGATGGTGAGGCGATGAAACCACGTTTAGCAAGCAAGGTTGACACCTCGAAAGCGAGCCAAAGGTTTGCTGATCTGTTGACGTGTATACCCTGGGGTAGTATAAAAGTAAAGGTACTGCAAAACCGCGCGTGCGTTATGATTCGGTTTTTTTATGCGACAGCAATGGTGGCTTTGATGATGGTCAAAGCCCAGGGGGTGGACTTTGACCGCTGGTATCCCTACGCCCAGGCCAGCCAATATGCCCAATCGTATGGGCGCATCCTGATGGTCTATTTCTGGGGCGAGACCTGCCCCTACTGCGACCAGATGAACACCCATGTCTTTTCCGATGCGGCGGTCTCGAGAACCCTCCTTCACCGCTTTGTGGTGGCCAGTGTGGATAGCCAGAGCCTCGAGGGCCGCGCTCTAAGCGCCCAGATGCGGGCTTTTGGCACCCCCAGTTTGGTTTTCTTCGTACCCCAGGGGGGTACGTGGAAAGAAGTGGGGCGGCTGTTTGGCAGCCGTACCCGCGCGCAGTTTCTGAAAGAGCTTCAGCAAATCTGTGCGAAAGCAGGAGGTGA
The DNA window shown above is from Meiothermus sp. CFH 77666 and carries:
- a CDS encoding thioredoxin fold domain-containing protein, with amino-acid sequence MVALMMVKAQGVDFDRWYPYAQASQYAQSYGRILMVYFWGETCPYCDQMNTHVFSDAAVSRTLLHRFVVASVDSQSLEGRALSAQMRAFGTPSLVFFVPQGGTWKEVGRLFGSRTRAQFLKELQQICAKAGGEGCG